Proteins from one Sarcophilus harrisii chromosome 2, mSarHar1.11, whole genome shotgun sequence genomic window:
- the TDRP gene encoding testis development-related protein isoform X4: MKLPPQCLNLPQNEEEEYLVWLKVHCIESQKPWHVQGASFRGWKEVTSMFNKDDEQQLLEKCKSPKFKGTNLRIKEDMKTEKKSGFWDSLVLKQNMQSKKPDEIEGWEPPQITLEDTATDLGDSSRDHLSWPGWEDETKGSTKYTNLTSSGNSSRWSIKSAGKLVSIRRQSKGNLTDNWEELE, from the exons TGAAGAGGAAGAATATCTGGTATGGTTGAAAGTGCACTGTATTGAAAGCCAAAAACCGTGGCAT GTTCAGGGAGCCAGTTTCCGAGGTTGGAAAGAAGTGACCTCAATGTTTAATAAAGATGATGAACAGCAActactagaaaaatgcaaatctcCAAAGTTTAAAGG AACtaatttaagaataaaagaagatatgaagactgaaaagaaatctggatttTGGGACAGTTTGGTTTTAAAACAGAATATGCAATCCAAGAAACCAGATGAGATCGAGGGATGGGAGCCACCTCAGATTACACTTGAAGATACAGCCACTGATTTAGGTGACTCTTCTAGGGACCATCTCTCCTGGCCAGGTTGGGAAGATGAGACTAAAGGTTCCACAAAATACACCAACCTGACTAGCTCAGGAAACAGTTCCAGATGGAGTATCAAATCAGCTGGGAAATTGGTCAGCATTAGACGGCAAAGCAAAGGTAATCTTACTGATAACTGGGAAGAATTAGAATGA